In Cydia pomonella isolate Wapato2018A chromosome 27, ilCydPomo1, whole genome shotgun sequence, a single genomic region encodes these proteins:
- the LOC133532751 gene encoding gastrula zinc finger protein XlCGF64.1-like isoform X2 produces MLRKQHTQSHLLEYHRHKYQCLGCSWSEAFFWNKKDYSYHWKTVHATLECDICRRTRRNTHDMERHMRASHLPIKCPQCPRVYSKWKYYRQHQKMAHPVLALEPPESRYCVECDMQFPSIMAYKMHVMNQHRSTPKKRWPCPACNKTLNNKDTMKKHYALFHSDKTSYQCPHCGKYLSSKCSLQHHLNSHLNIKLPKDKLCSICGRGFSTKRMLRFHTYTHTGERPYACAHCPAAFTQPNPLRVHSRKLHPHLPLSVQPQKVQQ; encoded by the exons ATGCTACGGAAGCAGCACACACAGTCACACCTGCTCGAGTACCACAGACATAAGTACCAGTGTCTGGGCTGCAGCTGGTCGGAGGCTTTCTTTTG GAACAAAAAGGATTATTCGTACCACTGGAAGACGGTGCACGCGACGCTCGAGTGCGACATCTGCCGGCGGACCAGGCGCAACACACACGACATGGAGCGACACATGCG AGCCAGTCACCTGCCAATAAAATGCCCGCAGTGTCCGCGCGTGTACTCCAAGTGGAAGTACTACCGCCAGCACCAGAAGATGGCGCACCCGGTGCTGGCGCTGGAGCCGCCGGAGTCCAG GTACTGCGTCGAGTGTGACATGCAGTTCCCCTCCATCATGGCCTATAAGATGCACGTCATGAACCAGCACCGCAGCACGCCCAAGAAAAG ATGGCCGTGCCCGGCGTGCAACAAAACATTGAACAACAAGGACACCATGAAGAAACACTACGCCCTGTTCCATAGCGACAAGACCAGCTATCAGTGCCCGCACTGCGGCAAG TACCTGTCTTCGAAGTGCTCACTCCAGCACCACCTCAACTCTCACCTCAACATCAAGCTCCCCAAGGACAAGCTGTGCTCCATCTGCGGCCGCGGTTTCTCG ACAAAGCGCATGCTCCGGTTCCACACGTACACACACACGGGCGAGCGGCCGTACGCGTGCGCGCACTGCCCCGCCGCCTTCACGCAGCCCAACCCGCTGCGCGTGCACTCGCGGAAACTGCACCCGCATCTGCCGCTTAGCGTGCAGCCGCAGAAAGTTcagcaataa
- the LOC133532746 gene encoding uncharacterized protein LOC133532746, whose protein sequence is MNCIKTESDDLICRGCLSTDRRLSPLANYDMFLSLLVEKQRTEALSKPYILICWECNATLRRFQLFRGQVRRAHTVLEESLTLPIKTTLSCLSIRIKDKYDACFEDSQLLEENPYFKIPSLESIKHEIPRNETETDNDNIEVAKAINVLATNVLPKKRKIKNKTIEKKKRKVKFEEPLVTNLKVEKSKKKSKKKDKIKQVEIEVCNVNEKQADDKVEVKVERISDVEENHWIQETFSDDHVTNDNDDSDYGSKDGKEKKEYKKRILTFKKTIIHYSEDVSKYFTEVEMSEEEMRNVLEKQVELVNKAKPYRCEFCGLSFKQKKTLNGHVTHSHRKAMHKDQIKKEPDEVLSSPFLYRCCYCDRMLRKEHTQSHLLEYHRHKYQCLGCSWSEAFFW, encoded by the exons ATGAACTGTATAAAAACTGAGTCTGACGATTTAATATGCCGCGGCTGCCTCAGCACGGACCGGCGGCTCTCTCCTTTAGCGAACTATGATATGTTTCTTAGTTTATTAGTCGAAAAACAGAGGACAGAG GCATTGAGTAAGCCATACATACTTATCTGTTGGGAGTGTAATGCGACTTTGAGGAGATTTCAGTTGTTCCGAGGCCAGGTGCGGAGGGCACACACAGTTCTTGAAGAATCATTAACACTt CCTATTAAAACCACATTATCCTGTCTCAGCATTAGGATTAAAGATAAGTATGATGCTTGTTTCGAAGACAGCCAACTTCTAGAAGAAAACCCTTATTTTAAAATTCCTTCTCTAGAGTCCATCAAACATGAAATACCGAGAAATGAAACAGAAACagataatgataatattgaAGTCGCAAAAGCAATTAATGTTCTAGCAACAAATGTTCTtcctaaaaaaagaaaaattaaaaataaaactatagaaaagaaaaaaagaaaagtaaagtTCGAAGAACCTTTAGTAACCAATTTGAAagtagaaaaaagtaaaaaaaaaagcaaaaagaaagataaaattaaacaagTAGAAATTGAAGTTTGTAATGTCAATGAAAAGCAAGCAGATGACAAAGTAGAAGTTAAAGTGGAAAGAATTAGTGATGTTGAAGAGAATCATTGGATACAAGAAACTTTTAGTGATGATCATGTAacaaatgataatgatgattctGATTATGGCTCTAAAGAtgggaaagaaaaaaaagaatacaAGAAGAGGATCTTGACATTCAAGAAAACAATTATTCATTATAGTGAAGATGTTTCAAAGTATTTTACAGAGGTTGAAATGAGCGAAGAAGAAATGAGAAATGTTTTAGAGAAGCAAGTTGAGCTTGTGAACAAGGCAAAACCCTACCGATGTGAATTTTGTGGACTTAGTTTTAAACAGAAAAAGACTTTGAATGGACATGTCACACATAGTCATAGAAAG GCAATGCACAAAGACCAAATTAAAAAGGAACCAGACGAGGTACTCAGTAGTCCCTTCCTCTACCGGTGCTGCTACTGCGACAGGATGCTACGGAAGGAGCACACACAGTCACACCTGCTCGAGTACCACAGACATAAGTACCAGTGTCTGGGCTGCAGCTGGTCGGAGGCTTTCTTTTGGTGA
- the LOC133532752 gene encoding uncharacterized protein LOC133532752 — protein sequence MMAQQYNRSNFDQVINKYSDKKLLEMDVSEATYFIINSVSTQYVDSDVQDNLNNQECCKVDDNAKSNCGVIQAIKNIELTESVSIQKVSDEKNIQECAQEKDTISMKKKRKPKAQKLIILPMSSRGLNIFNKAQEILEPDRIEMPIHTNIAILFPKNHTKETYVELLCKIAENSLQLKEIDGSIQVKITNKTLNVPIDHFHSYLHNENDIWCIVCHLPIPKRDEDIHRYEVRHMNNLIKTIDCHGMRKVHFSYSHCVICNLGFKSKKASAAHITTLRHIETRKLSLSCC from the exons ATGATGGCTCAACAATACAATAGAAGCAATTTTGATCAAGTCATTAACAAGTACTCTGACAAAAAACTACTTGAAATGGATGTGTCTGAagctacatattttattatcaattctGTATCCACTCAATATGTTGATTCTGATGTCcaagataatttaaataatcaagAATGTTGTAAAGTTGACGACAACGCCAAAAGTAATTGTGGTGTTATTcaagcaataaagaatatagaGCTTACAGAGTCTGTTTCTATTCAGAAAGTGAGTGATGAGAAAAATATTCAAGAATGTGCACAGGAAAAAGATACTATcagcatgaaaaaaaaacgtaaaccTAAGGCACAAAAACTGATTATACTGCCTATGTCTAGCCGTGggcttaatatttttaataaagccCAAGAAATACTAGAGCCAGACAGAATTGAGATGCCAATACACACTAACATTGCCATACTATTTCCTAAAAACCATACTAAAGAGACATATGTAGAATTACTATGCAAGATAGCGGAGAACTCTttacaactgaaagaaatagaTGGTTCTATACaagttaaaataacaaataagacACTTAACGTCCCAATTGATCACTTTCATAGTTATTTACACAATGAAAATGACATTTGGTGCATAGTGTGCCATCTCCCAATTCCTAAAAGAGATGAAGACATTCACAGGTATGAAGTGCGTCATATGAATAATCTGATAAAGACCATAGATTGTCATGGTATGAGAAAG gttcACTTTTCGTACAGTCACTGCGTCATTTGTAACCTGGGGTTTAAAAGCAAGAAAGCTTCGGCTGCACATATCACCACACTTCGCCACATCGAAACGAGAAAACTTTCACTCAGTTGCTGTTGA
- the LOC133532751 gene encoding zinc finger protein 408-like isoform X1 — protein MLRKQHTQSHLLEYHRHKYQCLGCSWSEAFFWNKKDYSYHWKTVHATLECDICRRTRRNTHDMERHMRASHLPIKCPQCPRVYSKWKYYRQHQKMAHPVLALEPPESRYCVECDMQFPSIMAYKMHVMNQHRSTPKKRWPCPACNKTLNNKDTMKKHYALFHSDKTSYQCPHCGKYLSSKCSLQHHLNSHLNIKLPKDKLCSICGRGFSVTTCCLYHLLHKLPPQHTRRAPQYQAPQGQAVLHLRPWFLDKAHAPVPHVHTHGRAAVRVRALPRRLHAAQPAARALAETAPASAA, from the exons ATGCTACGGAAGCAGCACACACAGTCACACCTGCTCGAGTACCACAGACATAAGTACCAGTGTCTGGGCTGCAGCTGGTCGGAGGCTTTCTTTTG GAACAAAAAGGATTATTCGTACCACTGGAAGACGGTGCACGCGACGCTCGAGTGCGACATCTGCCGGCGGACCAGGCGCAACACACACGACATGGAGCGACACATGCG AGCCAGTCACCTGCCAATAAAATGCCCGCAGTGTCCGCGCGTGTACTCCAAGTGGAAGTACTACCGCCAGCACCAGAAGATGGCGCACCCGGTGCTGGCGCTGGAGCCGCCGGAGTCCAG GTACTGCGTCGAGTGTGACATGCAGTTCCCCTCCATCATGGCCTATAAGATGCACGTCATGAACCAGCACCGCAGCACGCCCAAGAAAAG ATGGCCGTGCCCGGCGTGCAACAAAACATTGAACAACAAGGACACCATGAAGAAACACTACGCCCTGTTCCATAGCGACAAGACCAGCTATCAGTGCCCGCACTGCGGCAAG TACCTGTCTTCGAAGTGCTCACTCCAGCACCACCTCAACTCTCACCTCAACATCAAGCTCCCCAAGGACAAGCTGTGCTCCATCTGCGGCCGCGGTTTCTCGGTAACCACATGTTGCCTTTATCATTTACTTCATAAGTTGCCCCCTCAACACACAAGGCGAGCACCTCAATATCAAGCTCCCCAAGGACAAGCTGTGCTGCATCTGCGGCCGTGGTTTCTTG ACAAAGCGCATGCTCCGGTTCCACACGTACACACACACGGGCGAGCGGCCGTACGCGTGCGCGCACTGCCCCGCCGCCTTCACGCAGCCCAACCCGCTGCGCGTGCACTCGCGGAAACTGCACCCGCATCTGCCGCTTAG
- the LOC133532751 gene encoding zinc finger protein 408-like isoform X3 → MERHMRASHLPIKCPQCPRVYSKWKYYRQHQKMAHPVLALEPPESRYCVECDMQFPSIMAYKMHVMNQHRSTPKKRWPCPACNKTLNNKDTMKKHYALFHSDKTSYQCPHCGKYLSSKCSLQHHLNSHLNIKLPKDKLCSICGRGFSVTTCCLYHLLHKLPPQHTRRAPQYQAPQGQAVLHLRPWFLDKAHAPVPHVHTHGRAAVRVRALPRRLHAAQPAARALAETAPASAA, encoded by the exons ATGGAGCGACACATGCG AGCCAGTCACCTGCCAATAAAATGCCCGCAGTGTCCGCGCGTGTACTCCAAGTGGAAGTACTACCGCCAGCACCAGAAGATGGCGCACCCGGTGCTGGCGCTGGAGCCGCCGGAGTCCAG GTACTGCGTCGAGTGTGACATGCAGTTCCCCTCCATCATGGCCTATAAGATGCACGTCATGAACCAGCACCGCAGCACGCCCAAGAAAAG ATGGCCGTGCCCGGCGTGCAACAAAACATTGAACAACAAGGACACCATGAAGAAACACTACGCCCTGTTCCATAGCGACAAGACCAGCTATCAGTGCCCGCACTGCGGCAAG TACCTGTCTTCGAAGTGCTCACTCCAGCACCACCTCAACTCTCACCTCAACATCAAGCTCCCCAAGGACAAGCTGTGCTCCATCTGCGGCCGCGGTTTCTCGGTAACCACATGTTGCCTTTATCATTTACTTCATAAGTTGCCCCCTCAACACACAAGGCGAGCACCTCAATATCAAGCTCCCCAAGGACAAGCTGTGCTGCATCTGCGGCCGTGGTTTCTTG ACAAAGCGCATGCTCCGGTTCCACACGTACACACACACGGGCGAGCGGCCGTACGCGTGCGCGCACTGCCCCGCCGCCTTCACGCAGCCCAACCCGCTGCGCGTGCACTCGCGGAAACTGCACCCGCATCTGCCGCTTAG